The following proteins come from a genomic window of Achromobacter sp. AONIH1:
- the msrQ gene encoding protein-methionine-sulfoxide reductase heme-binding subunit MsrQ, producing MARTGAPAPHASTAAEACRDAATPKVQWSALAVGRVKPALFLLGMTPFARWIWLGLNNGLTANPVEFLTRSSGTWTLVCLLVTLSITPLRRLTGQPALVRLRRMCGLFAFFYGFLHFMAWVWWDRGFDPGQMLADIGERPFITVGFVAFVLMAALAATSTQWAMRRLGKRWQRLHRAVYAIGLLAVLHYWWHKAGKNDLEQPMIYAAVLAVLLGWRVAAWWRRRS from the coding sequence ATGGCCCGGACCGGCGCGCCCGCTCCCCACGCTTCCACGGCGGCCGAAGCGTGTCGCGATGCCGCCACGCCCAAGGTCCAGTGGTCGGCGCTTGCGGTCGGGCGCGTCAAGCCCGCGCTGTTTCTGTTGGGAATGACGCCTTTCGCCCGCTGGATCTGGCTGGGGCTGAACAATGGCCTGACGGCCAATCCGGTGGAGTTCCTGACCCGTTCGTCCGGCACCTGGACGCTGGTCTGCCTGCTGGTCACGCTGTCCATCACGCCCTTGCGCCGCCTGACCGGGCAGCCGGCGCTGGTGCGGCTGCGCCGCATGTGCGGGCTGTTTGCCTTCTTCTACGGCTTCCTGCATTTCATGGCCTGGGTCTGGTGGGACCGGGGATTCGACCCTGGGCAGATGCTGGCCGATATCGGCGAGCGGCCCTTCATCACCGTGGGCTTTGTCGCCTTTGTGCTGATGGCGGCGCTGGCGGCCACGTCCACGCAGTGGGCCATGCGCAGGCTGGGCAAACGCTGGCAGCGCCTGCACCGGGCGGTGTACGCCATCGGCCTGCTGGCGGTGTTGCACTACTGGTGGCACAAGGCGGGCAAGAACGACCTGGAACAACCCATGATCTACGCCGCCGTGCTGGCGGTGCTGCTGGGCTGGCGGGTGGCCGCCTGGTGGCGGCGTCGTTCCTGA
- a CDS encoding Maf-like protein: MPSQPRLILASSSRYRKELLSRLRLPFIAISPDVDETPHPGETPEALALRLSVAKAQAVVSAHPGCVVIGSDQVATVDGQPIGKPGDFERARVQLRALAGQTVEFHSALAVTDGVRTEKADIVTRCRFRPLSDQAIDAYLRAEEPYDTAGSAKAESLGIALMESIQSDDPTAIIGLPLIALTSMLARFGLDPLAAPGAAA; encoded by the coding sequence ATGCCCTCACAGCCTCGCCTGATTCTTGCCTCAAGCTCCCGTTACCGCAAGGAACTGCTTTCCCGTCTGCGCCTGCCCTTCATCGCGATTTCCCCCGATGTGGACGAAACGCCACACCCCGGCGAAACGCCGGAAGCGCTGGCGCTGCGCCTGTCCGTCGCCAAGGCCCAGGCGGTGGTATCCGCTCATCCCGGCTGCGTCGTGATCGGCTCGGACCAGGTTGCCACGGTGGACGGGCAACCCATCGGCAAACCAGGAGATTTCGAGCGCGCACGGGTTCAATTGCGGGCGCTGGCCGGCCAGACCGTCGAATTCCACAGCGCGCTGGCCGTTACCGACGGCGTGCGGACCGAAAAGGCGGATATCGTCACCCGCTGCCGCTTCCGCCCCCTGTCCGATCAGGCGATCGACGCCTATCTGCGGGCGGAAGAACCCTACGATACAGCAGGCAGCGCCAAGGCGGAAAGCCTGGGCATCGCCCTGATGGAGAGCATCCAGAGCGACGACCCGACCGCCATCATCGGGCTGCCCCTGATCGCGCTGACCAGCATGCTGGCGCGCTTCGGCCTGGATCCGCTGGCCGCACCCGGAGCCGCGGCATGA
- a CDS encoding RluA family pseudouridine synthase, whose translation MSLSAMRKETSSPASPPAVRMVEVDAEHAGQRLDNYLLRLCKGVPKTHIYKAIRGGEVRVNKGRIQADYRVAEGDIVRIPPLRLPDPGAPKPVPAAEFPVVYEDDAMLVVDKPAGVAVHGGSGVSFGVIEQLRAARPQAKFLELVHRLDRETSGLLMVAKKRNALLALHAMLREGKGEKHYLALVEGDWVNDRQHIKLSLSKWTTQSGERRVKVDPDGQRAHTIVSLKQRFGGYSLVDAELRTGRTHQIRVHLASSGFPIVGDDKYGNDEVRAQFSRQGFGRMFLHAHRLTLAHPLTGETLTLTAELPPACLKLLKQLESV comes from the coding sequence ATGTCGCTTTCCGCAATGCGCAAAGAAACTTCCTCCCCTGCAAGCCCCCCCGCCGTCCGGATGGTCGAGGTCGACGCCGAACATGCCGGCCAACGCCTGGACAATTACCTGCTGCGGCTGTGCAAAGGCGTGCCCAAGACGCACATCTATAAGGCGATCCGCGGCGGCGAGGTGCGGGTAAACAAGGGCCGTATCCAGGCCGACTACCGGGTGGCCGAGGGCGACATCGTCCGCATTCCGCCCCTGAGGCTGCCCGATCCTGGCGCGCCCAAGCCCGTGCCGGCCGCCGAGTTCCCGGTGGTCTACGAGGATGACGCCATGCTGGTGGTCGACAAGCCCGCCGGCGTGGCGGTGCACGGCGGCAGCGGCGTGTCTTTCGGCGTGATCGAGCAGTTGCGCGCCGCCCGGCCGCAGGCGAAGTTCCTGGAACTGGTCCACCGGCTGGATCGCGAAACGTCCGGCCTGCTCATGGTCGCCAAGAAGCGCAACGCGCTGCTGGCCCTGCACGCCATGCTGCGCGAGGGCAAGGGCGAGAAGCACTACCTGGCGTTGGTGGAGGGCGACTGGGTCAACGACCGCCAGCACATCAAGCTGAGCCTGTCCAAATGGACCACGCAGAGCGGCGAACGCCGGGTCAAGGTGGATCCGGACGGCCAACGTGCGCATACTATTGTCAGCCTGAAGCAGCGTTTCGGTGGTTACAGCCTGGTGGATGCGGAGTTGCGCACGGGGCGCACGCACCAGATCCGGGTCCACCTGGCTTCCAGCGGGTTTCCCATCGTGGGCGACGACAAATATGGCAACGACGAGGTCCGGGCGCAGTTTTCGCGTCAGGGGTTCGGGCGCATGTTTCTGCATGCGCATCGCCTGACGCTGGCGCATCCGCTGACGGGCGAAACCCTGACGCTGACGGCGGAGTTGCCCCCCGCATGCCTGAAGTTGTTGAAACAGTTGGAGTCTGTCTGA
- a CDS encoding DUF177 domain-containing protein, whose protein sequence is MPGSGDSGGADGKNGGNGGRAKGAGGKNNGGVDRIDAFAFARLGKEAQGTVPLVRLTRFTDGLPEQPAGAAGLVTWSVRGEQGKSGLLAGEPLLHLHVQANPLVICQRCNAPFAYPVDSQTLLHLVKSEDDLDDGFSASGQGDGEDDDGEEGQGFAPDQPEKVVGSHHFDLLAQIEDELILSVPYVPKHDVCPGAQANDGDASQEPVVKRPSPFAVLEQLKHKD, encoded by the coding sequence ATGCCTGGCTCGGGCGATAGCGGTGGCGCTGACGGCAAGAATGGCGGCAATGGCGGCCGCGCCAAGGGTGCGGGCGGCAAGAATAATGGCGGTGTGGATCGCATCGATGCCTTCGCGTTTGCCCGGTTGGGCAAGGAAGCGCAGGGTACGGTGCCGCTGGTGCGCCTGACGCGTTTTACCGATGGGCTGCCTGAGCAGCCCGCCGGTGCAGCGGGTCTGGTGACCTGGTCGGTGCGCGGCGAACAAGGCAAGTCCGGCTTGCTCGCCGGCGAGCCGCTGCTGCACCTGCACGTGCAGGCCAATCCGCTTGTGATTTGCCAGCGCTGCAATGCGCCGTTCGCTTATCCGGTCGATAGCCAGACGCTGCTGCATTTGGTCAAGTCCGAAGACGATCTCGACGATGGGTTTTCCGCCTCAGGGCAGGGAGACGGCGAGGACGATGACGGCGAAGAAGGACAAGGTTTTGCGCCCGATCAACCCGAAAAGGTGGTGGGGTCGCATCATTTCGATCTGTTGGCCCAGATCGAGGATGAGCTCATTCTGAGCGTTCCGTATGTGCCCAAGCATGATGTATGCCCGGGCGCGCAGGCCAATGACGGCGACGCTTCCCAAGAGCCCGTTGTCAAGCGTCCGTCGCCGTTTGCGGTGCTGGAACAACTGAAGCACAAAGATTGA
- the msrP gene encoding protein-methionine-sulfoxide reductase catalytic subunit MsrP, with amino-acid sequence MLIRKPDAIQSSEITPERVWRARRDLILGAGVAAAGLGLPGWAGRAWAANAPVGEPAVLPGQASPLSVMDKQTSLSDITSYNNYYEFGLDKSDPAAHAGKLQTRPWTVSVEGEVGKPRTFDIEELLKLAPMEERVYRLRCVEGWSMVIPWVGYSLSALLKQVEPTANAKYVEFVTVVQRDNMPGVRAAVLDWPYVEGLRIDEAMHPLAMLVFGLYGKVLPNQNGAPLRLAVPWKYGFKSAKSLVKIRLVEKQPVSSWIKAAPQEYGFYANVNPAVPHPRWSQASERRIGEDGLFSPKRKTLPFNGYADQVAALYQGMDLKANY; translated from the coding sequence ATGCTGATACGCAAGCCCGACGCCATCCAGTCGTCCGAGATCACGCCTGAGCGGGTCTGGCGCGCCAGGCGCGATCTGATCCTGGGGGCGGGCGTCGCCGCGGCGGGCCTGGGCCTGCCGGGGTGGGCGGGCCGCGCCTGGGCCGCGAATGCGCCCGTGGGCGAGCCGGCCGTGCTGCCCGGGCAGGCAAGTCCCCTGAGCGTCATGGACAAGCAGACGTCGCTGTCTGATATCACGTCCTACAACAACTACTATGAATTCGGCCTGGACAAGAGCGACCCGGCGGCTCATGCGGGCAAGTTGCAGACGCGCCCCTGGACGGTGAGCGTCGAAGGCGAGGTCGGCAAGCCGCGCACCTTCGATATCGAAGAACTGCTCAAGCTCGCGCCCATGGAAGAGCGGGTCTACCGGTTGCGCTGTGTCGAAGGCTGGTCCATGGTCATTCCCTGGGTGGGCTATTCGCTGTCCGCCCTGCTCAAACAGGTTGAGCCGACCGCCAATGCGAAGTACGTCGAGTTCGTGACCGTCGTGCAGCGCGACAACATGCCGGGCGTGCGTGCGGCGGTGCTGGACTGGCCATATGTGGAAGGCCTGCGCATCGACGAAGCCATGCACCCGCTGGCCATGCTGGTGTTCGGCCTGTACGGCAAGGTCCTGCCCAATCAGAACGGGGCGCCTTTGCGGCTGGCGGTGCCGTGGAAGTACGGCTTCAAATCGGCCAAATCGCTGGTCAAGATCCGGCTGGTCGAAAAGCAGCCGGTGTCTTCCTGGATCAAGGCCGCGCCGCAGGAGTATGGCTTCTACGCCAATGTGAACCCGGCCGTGCCGCATCCGCGCTGGAGTCAGGCCAGCGAGCGGCGCATCGGCGAGGACGGCCTGTTCAGTCCGAAGCGCAAGACGCTGCCGTTCAATGGCTATGCGGATCAGGTCGCGGCCCTTTATCAGGGCATGGACCTGAAGGCCAATTACTGA
- a CDS encoding HAD family hydrolase: MSMYTLVVFDWDGTLMDSTHSIVAAIQGACRDLELPVPSASDASWVIGLSLESALRRAVPELTQAMVPRFLERYRTHYLLRDPELRLFDGVPEMLDALAGQGIQLAVATGKSRIGLNRALAATGLGPRFAATRTADETFSKPHPAMLHELMQELDVTPEQVLMVGDTSHDLQMAINAGVHGLGVTYGAHTLKELEGCSPQAVLGSVPLVREWLLDRVRAAA, from the coding sequence ATGTCTATGTATACGCTGGTGGTGTTCGATTGGGACGGCACCCTGATGGATTCCACTCACAGCATCGTGGCCGCCATTCAAGGCGCCTGTCGCGACCTGGAGCTGCCTGTGCCCTCGGCGTCCGATGCCAGCTGGGTCATAGGCCTGTCCCTGGAAAGCGCGCTGCGCCGCGCGGTGCCCGAGCTGACGCAGGCCATGGTGCCGCGCTTTCTCGAGCGCTATCGCACGCATTATCTGCTGCGGGATCCCGAGCTGCGCCTGTTCGACGGCGTGCCCGAGATGTTGGATGCGCTGGCCGGGCAAGGCATCCAGCTGGCCGTGGCGACCGGCAAGAGCCGTATCGGCCTGAACCGCGCGCTGGCCGCCACCGGGCTGGGGCCCAGGTTCGCGGCTACCCGGACCGCCGACGAGACCTTCAGCAAGCCGCATCCGGCCATGCTGCATGAGCTGATGCAGGAACTGGACGTGACGCCGGAGCAGGTCCTGATGGTGGGGGACACATCGCACGACCTGCAGATGGCCATCAATGCCGGCGTGCACGGCCTGGGCGTGACCTACGGCGCGCATACCCTGAAAGAACTTGAGGGTTGCTCGCCCCAGGCGGTGCTGGGCAGCGTGCCCCTGGTGCGCGAGTGGTTGCTTGACCGGGTGCGCGCCGCCGCCTGA
- a CDS encoding SAM-dependent methyltransferase, with protein MSGALHLIPVGLGEAAPERWLPAEVRALAGRLDTYIAENAKTARAFLKLVGTERPLQEITIHTLSDKADDGQIQSWLQSARQGGEIGLVSEAGCPAVADPGAKVVAAAHRLGIAVRPWVGPSSILLGLMASGLDGQRFAFHGYAPVDAGERAKQLRAWEQHSARHDQTQLLIETPYRNAAMYATLLASLKGDTRLCVARSLTTSDEWVATHTIAEWKKLPAPQLDKLPTLFLFLAR; from the coding sequence ATGAGCGGCGCGCTGCACCTGATTCCCGTTGGTCTGGGCGAAGCAGCGCCGGAGCGCTGGCTGCCGGCCGAGGTCCGCGCCCTGGCGGGCAGGCTGGATACCTATATCGCCGAGAACGCCAAGACCGCCCGCGCCTTCCTGAAGCTGGTCGGCACCGAGCGTCCGCTGCAGGAAATCACGATCCATACGCTGAGCGACAAGGCAGACGACGGACAGATCCAGTCCTGGCTGCAAAGCGCCCGTCAAGGCGGTGAAATCGGACTGGTTTCCGAGGCCGGCTGCCCCGCCGTCGCCGACCCCGGCGCCAAGGTCGTGGCCGCCGCCCACCGCCTGGGCATCGCGGTGCGACCCTGGGTCGGCCCCTCCTCCATCCTGCTGGGACTGATGGCCAGCGGCCTGGACGGGCAGCGCTTCGCCTTCCACGGCTATGCGCCAGTGGACGCGGGCGAGCGAGCCAAGCAGCTGCGCGCCTGGGAGCAGCATTCCGCCCGCCACGACCAGACCCAGTTGCTGATCGAAACCCCCTACCGCAACGCCGCCATGTACGCCACGCTGCTGGCCAGCCTCAAGGGCGACACCCGGCTGTGCGTGGCGCGGTCCCTCACCACCAGCGATGAATGGGTGGCCACCCACACCATCGCCGAGTGGAAGAAACTGCCCGCCCCTCAGCTCGACAAGCTGCCCACCCTGTTCCTGTTCCTGGCCCGCTGA
- a CDS encoding N-acetylmuramoyl-L-alanine amidase — protein MLRLSLILAAAAALAGCATRGPAGLDLDTSVNAVSQSSRVRAIVIHYTTEDDARSMQLLSKGKVSAHYLLSPAGRAHRLVDETRAAWHAGNSSWYGITAMNSTSIGIELVNAGWTQGADGGRVWHAYDDRQIRALTILVRDLIQRHGVAPENVVGHSDIAPQRKVDPGPLFPWKQLAAAGIGRWYDEAGAAAQLARLQAEPLPAPAWFQQQLQRLGYASPQTGTLDRATINVLAAFQMHYRPARYDGQPDAETAAIMMAMP, from the coding sequence ATGCTGCGACTTTCCCTCATCCTGGCCGCCGCGGCGGCCCTGGCGGGCTGCGCCACGCGCGGCCCCGCCGGCCTGGACCTGGACACCTCGGTAAACGCCGTCAGCCAGAGCAGCCGCGTGCGCGCCATCGTGATCCACTACACCACCGAAGACGACGCGCGCTCCATGCAGTTGCTATCCAAGGGCAAGGTCAGCGCGCACTACCTGCTGAGCCCCGCGGGTCGCGCCCACCGCCTGGTCGACGAAACGCGCGCCGCCTGGCACGCCGGCAACAGCTCTTGGTATGGCATCACAGCCATGAACAGCACGTCCATCGGCATCGAACTGGTCAACGCCGGCTGGACCCAGGGCGCGGACGGCGGCCGCGTCTGGCACGCCTATGACGACCGCCAGATCCGCGCCCTGACCATCCTGGTGCGCGACCTGATCCAGCGCCATGGCGTCGCGCCGGAGAATGTGGTGGGCCACAGCGACATCGCGCCGCAGCGCAAGGTGGATCCCGGCCCGCTGTTCCCGTGGAAGCAGCTGGCGGCCGCCGGCATCGGCCGCTGGTACGACGAGGCCGGCGCGGCGGCGCAGCTTGCGCGACTGCAGGCCGAGCCGCTACCCGCGCCCGCATGGTTCCAGCAGCAGCTGCAACGCCTGGGCTACGCCAGCCCGCAAACGGGCACGTTGGACCGCGCCACCATCAACGTGCTGGCGGCCTTCCAGATGCATTACCGCCCGGCGCGTTATGACGGCCAGCCCGACGCTGAAACCGCGGCGATCATGATGGCGATGCCCTGA